A window of the Leucothrix mucor DSM 2157 genome harbors these coding sequences:
- the glyA gene encoding serine hydroxymethyltransferase — translation MNIEDYDQELYNALADEAQRQEDHIELIASENYTSPRVMEAQGSVLTNKYAEGYPSKRYYGGCEFVDVAEDLAISRVKELFGADYANVQPHSGSSANLSVFMALLQPGDTVLGMSLSDGGHLTHGSHVSFSGKVYNAVQYGLKAETGEVDYDQVEALAKEHKPKMIIAGFSAYSRIMDWQRFRDIADEVGAILFVDMAHVAGLVAAGIYPSPVQIADVTTSTTHKTLRGPRGGIILAKANPEIEKKLNSAVFPGTQGGPLMHVIAAKAVAFKEAMEPGFKDYQVQVVKNAQAMANTFIERGFNIVSGGTDNHLFLLDLIDKGLTGKQADAALGNAHITVNKNSVPNDPQSPFVTSGIRIGTPAVTTRGFKEQDCVDLTNWICDILENIEDQSVSDGVTAKVSEICQRLPVYAE, via the coding sequence ATGAATATCGAAGATTACGATCAGGAACTGTATAACGCTTTGGCTGACGAAGCCCAGCGTCAGGAAGATCATATCGAATTGATCGCCTCTGAAAACTATACCAGCCCCCGCGTTATGGAAGCACAAGGTTCTGTGCTGACTAACAAGTATGCGGAAGGCTACCCTTCGAAGCGTTATTACGGCGGTTGTGAGTTCGTCGATGTCGCTGAAGATTTAGCTATTTCACGCGTTAAAGAATTGTTCGGTGCGGACTATGCCAATGTGCAGCCTCACTCCGGCTCTTCAGCTAACTTGTCTGTGTTTATGGCACTGCTTCAGCCAGGCGATACGGTTCTGGGTATGAGCTTGTCAGACGGTGGTCACTTGACTCACGGTTCTCACGTTAGTTTCTCTGGTAAAGTTTACAATGCGGTTCAGTACGGCCTGAAAGCTGAGACTGGCGAAGTTGATTACGATCAAGTTGAAGCACTGGCTAAAGAACACAAGCCAAAAATGATTATTGCTGGTTTCTCAGCATACTCTCGCATTATGGATTGGCAGCGTTTCCGCGATATTGCGGATGAAGTGGGTGCCATTCTGTTTGTGGATATGGCTCACGTTGCAGGTTTGGTTGCAGCGGGTATCTACCCATCACCAGTACAGATTGCTGATGTGACGACTTCAACGACTCACAAAACATTGCGCGGCCCACGTGGCGGTATCATTCTGGCTAAAGCTAATCCTGAAATCGAGAAGAAGCTGAACTCAGCGGTATTCCCGGGTACTCAGGGTGGCCCTCTAATGCACGTGATTGCAGCGAAAGCCGTTGCATTCAAAGAAGCAATGGAGCCTGGCTTTAAAGATTACCAAGTGCAAGTTGTGAAGAACGCACAAGCGATGGCCAATACCTTTATTGAGCGCGGCTTCAATATCGTGTCTGGCGGTACTGACAATCACTTATTCCTGCTGGATCTGATCGATAAGGGTCTGACGGGTAAGCAAGCTGACGCAGCACTGGGTAATGCCCACATCACGGTAAACAAAAACTCCGTACCAAACGATCCACAGTCGCCATTCGTGACCAGTGGTATCCGTATCGGTACGCCAGCGGTCACCACACGCGGCTTTAAAGAGCAGGATTGTGTTGATTTGACTAACTGGATCTGTGATATATTGGAAAACATTGAAGATCAATCTGTCAGCGACGGCGTTACAGCCAAAGTCAGTGAGATCTGCCAACGTCTTCCGGTTTACGCAGAGTAA
- a CDS encoding PPK2 family polyphosphate kinase yields the protein MSFSDQSSPYRVPADGKFDFSELKTSPGDDVPEKSALKKALKKEIQKITELQHTLYAEDKRSVLMVFQAMDAAGKDSTIRAVLTGVNPAGFQVFSFKQPSQLELEHDFLWRTHSRMPERGRIGVFNRSYYEEVLVVKVHPEYLSNERFDLPENMDSFWDDRYESINNSEKHLEKNGTVILKFFLNVSKDEQKQRFLSRIDDEHKNWKFSSSDLKERALWPQYQQAYKDLLEVTSTDIAPWYAIPADNKPYMRLQVATILRKTLENMNPQFPQVGDNKLERLQEAERVLNNEKD from the coding sequence ATGAGTTTTAGCGATCAGTCCAGTCCTTACCGCGTGCCTGCCGATGGCAAGTTTGATTTTTCCGAACTTAAAACCTCGCCAGGCGATGACGTTCCCGAAAAGTCAGCCCTCAAAAAAGCACTGAAAAAAGAAATCCAGAAAATCACCGAGCTGCAACATACTTTGTATGCCGAAGATAAGCGCTCTGTGTTAATGGTATTTCAGGCAATGGATGCGGCGGGCAAAGATAGCACCATCCGCGCCGTCCTCACTGGCGTCAACCCAGCTGGCTTTCAGGTGTTTTCATTTAAGCAGCCGTCCCAGCTGGAACTTGAACATGACTTCCTGTGGCGCACTCACTCACGCATGCCAGAGCGGGGCAGAATAGGGGTGTTTAATCGCAGTTATTATGAAGAAGTGCTGGTCGTTAAAGTGCATCCTGAATACCTGAGTAATGAGCGATTTGATTTGCCGGAGAATATGGATTCCTTCTGGGATGATCGCTATGAGTCAATTAATAACTCTGAAAAGCACTTAGAGAAAAATGGCACGGTCATTCTTAAGTTCTTTTTAAATGTGTCTAAGGATGAACAGAAACAACGTTTTCTCTCCCGCATTGATGATGAACATAAAAACTGGAAATTCTCCAGCTCAGACCTGAAAGAACGGGCGCTGTGGCCTCAGTATCAACAAGCCTATAAAGACCTGCTGGAAGTGACATCAACCGATATTGCACCGTGGTATGCGATTCCGGCGGATAACAAACCGTATATGCGCTTACAAGTGGCGACCATTCTGCGCAAAACGCTGGAAAATATGAATCCGCAATTCCCGCAGGTTGGTGACAATAAACTTGAACGTTTGCAGGAAGCTGAGCGCGTTTTAAATAACGAGAAAGACTAA
- the ribBA gene encoding bifunctional 3,4-dihydroxy-2-butanone-4-phosphate synthase/GTP cyclohydrolase II → MFNSIEEIIEDLANGKMVIIVDDEDRENEGDFLMVSSKVRPQDINFMVTHGRGLVCMTMRRERCKQLDLPLMVSATNDVHGTNFTVSIEASEGVTTGISAYDRSLTVHAAVAPDATPASIVQPGHIFPIMAQPGGVLTRAGHTEAGCDLAALAGYEPSAVIVEILNEDGTMARRDDLVGIAEKHQLKIGTIEDLIRYRLDNETTVNRVYEKTIDTAHGEFNLIAYQDIASNQTHLALVKGEISEDDEVLTRVHLEDSVCDLLSMRGPGMGWPLQDAMKTINEAGKGVVVILREERTKVDILARLEQLDVIAESQSEKQPEDKKGTPAELRTYGIGAQILLDLGVRKMCVMSAPMHLSGIAGFGLEITGYRQE, encoded by the coding sequence ATGTTCAATTCCATAGAAGAAATCATCGAAGACCTCGCCAATGGCAAAATGGTCATTATTGTTGATGATGAAGACAGAGAGAACGAAGGCGACTTCCTGATGGTGTCCTCAAAGGTACGCCCGCAGGACATCAACTTTATGGTGACCCACGGTCGTGGCTTGGTGTGTATGACCATGCGCCGTGAGCGCTGCAAGCAGTTAGATCTGCCACTGATGGTATCTGCCACTAATGATGTTCATGGCACTAATTTTACGGTGTCGATTGAAGCCTCAGAAGGTGTAACGACGGGTATCTCTGCCTATGATCGCTCGCTGACCGTACACGCGGCAGTAGCACCGGATGCAACGCCGGCGTCGATCGTACAGCCTGGCCATATTTTCCCGATTATGGCGCAGCCTGGTGGCGTACTGACTCGTGCGGGCCATACGGAAGCGGGTTGTGATTTAGCGGCATTGGCAGGCTACGAGCCTTCTGCCGTGATTGTCGAAATCCTGAACGAAGATGGCACCATGGCTCGCCGTGATGATTTGGTTGGCATTGCTGAAAAGCACCAGCTGAAGATCGGCACCATTGAAGATCTGATTCGCTACCGTCTGGATAACGAGACAACGGTAAACCGTGTGTATGAAAAGACCATTGACACGGCACACGGCGAATTCAATCTGATTGCTTATCAGGATATTGCCAGCAACCAAACGCATCTGGCGTTGGTCAAAGGCGAGATCAGCGAAGATGATGAGGTGCTGACACGGGTGCATCTGGAAGATTCTGTGTGTGACTTGCTGTCGATGCGTGGCCCCGGAATGGGCTGGCCGCTGCAAGACGCAATGAAAACAATCAATGAAGCCGGCAAAGGCGTGGTTGTAATTTTACGCGAAGAGCGCACAAAGGTTGATATACTGGCACGCTTAGAGCAACTGGATGTGATTGCCGAAAGTCAGTCAGAAAAGCAACCAGAAGACAAAAAAGGCACGCCAGCAGAGCTACGTACCTACGGAATTGGTGCACAGATCTTATTGGATTTGGGCGTTCGCAAAATGTGCGTAATGAGTGCGCCGATGCACTTAAGCGGCATCGCCGGATTCGGGCTTGAGATAACCGGTTACAGACAGGAATAA
- the thiL gene encoding thiamine-phosphate kinase, translating to MAGEFDLIARYFSWPAHSDSVNLSVGDDAALLDISPNHQLTVSVDTLVPGVHFPVDTSPYDIGHKALSVNVSDIAAMGGEPRWFTLALTLPTYDTAWLEGFSAGLRAAAESYGVDLIGGDTTRGPQTISIQIMGETPVSQALRRSAGQMGDILYTTATTGDAAAGLAIYLEQLSELSAPQQYCLDRLNRPTARVAESRVIRDYANACIDVSDGLLQDLSHILKVSDCGATIYTDQIKFSPALKPLYNHQQCLSFALTGGDDYELLFSVPQVKSKAFEQAMQQSGYTYQAIGKLTANSGLIRDRQGNPLTATGFQHF from the coding sequence ATGGCGGGCGAGTTTGATTTAATCGCCCGCTATTTTAGCTGGCCTGCGCACTCAGATAGCGTCAACCTCAGTGTTGGCGACGATGCTGCCTTATTGGATATATCCCCCAACCACCAACTGACCGTTTCGGTCGACACTTTGGTTCCCGGTGTACATTTTCCTGTTGATACCTCGCCTTATGATATTGGCCACAAAGCGCTCAGCGTAAATGTGAGCGATATCGCCGCAATGGGTGGTGAGCCTCGCTGGTTTACACTGGCACTGACATTACCCACTTATGATACTGCTTGGCTAGAAGGCTTTTCCGCCGGCTTACGCGCTGCTGCAGAAAGCTATGGCGTAGATTTAATTGGTGGCGACACCACCCGTGGCCCACAAACCATTAGTATCCAAATCATGGGTGAAACACCCGTCAGCCAAGCCTTACGCCGTAGTGCAGGTCAGATGGGCGATATTCTGTATACCACGGCAACCACAGGCGATGCAGCAGCAGGATTGGCTATTTATCTGGAACAACTTTCGGAATTATCAGCGCCGCAACAATACTGCCTGGATCGACTCAATCGACCTACAGCACGTGTTGCAGAGAGTCGTGTGATTCGTGACTATGCCAATGCCTGTATTGATGTGTCGGATGGTTTGTTACAGGATTTATCGCATATCCTGAAAGTTTCGGACTGCGGTGCGACCATTTACACCGATCAAATAAAATTCTCCCCAGCCTTAAAGCCGTTATACAATCACCAACAATGCCTGAGCTTTGCACTCACCGGCGGCGATGATTACGAGCTGCTATTTAGCGTGCCACAGGTAAAAAGCAAAGCATTTGAACAAGCCATGCAGCAATCCGGCTATACTTATCAGGCGATTGGTAAGCTGACTGCAAACAGTGGCTTGATTCGCGACCGACAAGGCAACCCATTAACCGCAACCGGCTTTCAGCATTTCTAA
- a CDS encoding B12-binding domain-containing radical SAM protein, producing MKSAPHTPELLFIDLNNFAAYPTLAVGYLIRSLRDAQFKVRLLSPLALGVPAFTRDNPEGWKDQLIRRLYFSGNPIMSRSRDFLREQVSRWNSRPHPAMIAEVERAIAAKPAAILISSYLDHYEMCRFIGERAKAEGIPVLLGGPFFNLNRVTEQWLSLPGIAAIVGGEVEFELPQMVKALLAGDSLKGRAGVFTQDSDETVKPLLPLQNLQRLPVPDFTDFPWEKYPHKIIPLMSGRGCGWGACTFCGDVVSANGRTFRSRGLDAVLQELKQQSETHQSTDFIFLDIKLNSDLELWYGLIENIQRVVLGARWIATVHVNHLGDNGLDKDTLLAASKAGLTRISFGLESGSQRLLDTMKKGTKVEEAGDFLKHAYDAGISVRTSMMQGFPGETADDLRLTVEFIDQHEQYLDRIRLSRFKPLPDTPFDRLYQKQPERFPYMKHFSWDYKLARGLYQYMPPRDKEYRQQKNRLLKQVYQINCKALRDDASKFNGMM from the coding sequence ATGAAATCAGCCCCCCATACCCCCGAACTGCTGTTTATCGATCTGAATAATTTTGCTGCGTATCCAACCTTAGCGGTTGGCTACCTGATCAGATCCCTTCGCGATGCTCAATTCAAAGTCAGGCTATTAAGCCCCTTGGCTTTGGGAGTACCTGCATTCACCCGCGACAATCCGGAAGGCTGGAAAGATCAGCTAATCAGGCGACTGTATTTTTCCGGTAATCCCATTATGAGTCGCAGCCGGGACTTCTTGCGAGAACAAGTCTCGCGCTGGAACTCAAGGCCGCACCCTGCGATGATTGCGGAGGTGGAACGCGCCATTGCAGCCAAACCTGCCGCCATCCTTATTTCTTCCTATTTAGATCACTATGAAATGTGCCGGTTTATTGGCGAACGCGCTAAAGCTGAAGGCATTCCCGTGTTATTGGGCGGGCCATTCTTCAACCTCAATCGCGTCACCGAGCAGTGGTTATCATTACCCGGCATTGCCGCCATTGTCGGTGGCGAAGTAGAGTTTGAGCTACCGCAAATGGTCAAGGCGCTATTAGCCGGTGATTCACTAAAAGGTCGCGCAGGCGTATTTACTCAAGACTCCGATGAAACCGTCAAACCACTACTACCTCTGCAAAACCTACAACGCTTACCCGTACCAGACTTTACGGACTTCCCATGGGAAAAGTACCCACACAAAATTATCCCACTGATGTCCGGTCGTGGCTGTGGCTGGGGTGCTTGTACCTTCTGCGGGGATGTCGTCTCAGCAAACGGTAGAACCTTCCGCTCACGTGGATTAGATGCTGTCTTACAAGAACTCAAGCAACAATCCGAAACCCATCAAAGCACCGACTTTATTTTTCTGGATATCAAACTCAACTCAGACCTTGAGCTCTGGTACGGCTTAATCGAAAACATACAACGCGTCGTGCTGGGTGCTCGCTGGATTGCCACCGTTCACGTTAACCACCTCGGTGATAATGGCTTAGACAAGGACACCTTATTAGCCGCCAGCAAAGCCGGCTTAACCCGTATCTCTTTCGGTTTAGAGTCTGGCAGCCAACGCCTGCTGGATACCATGAAAAAGGGCACCAAGGTCGAAGAAGCCGGTGACTTCTTAAAACATGCTTACGATGCTGGAATTAGCGTGCGTACTTCCATGATGCAGGGCTTCCCCGGCGAGACAGCGGATGACTTGCGGCTCACCGTGGAGTTCATAGATCAACACGAGCAATACCTGGATCGAATTCGCCTGTCACGCTTTAAACCCTTACCCGATACGCCGTTTGACCGCCTCTATCAAAAGCAACCCGAACGTTTCCCCTACATGAAGCATTTCAGCTGGGACTACAAACTCGCCCGCGGTTTATATCAGTACATGCCACCACGCGATAAGGAATACCGACAGCAGAAAAACCGCTTACTCAAACAGGTTTATCAAATTAATTGTAAGGCGCTAAGAGACGATGCCAGCAAGTTCAACGGGATGATGTAG
- a CDS encoding LysR family transcriptional regulator, with amino-acid sequence MIERIHLQIILALHQYKTLTAAASSLNLSQSALSHQIKHLEERLGAKLWQKEGRLLRLTQPGEQLLSCAQSVIPVLQRTEQTLQAYAEGRQGNLRIGVECYPCYEWLTRVIADFLQASPDVDVDIVQKFQFSGVEGLLNHSVDLLITPDPFENPSLIFEDLFDYELVLMVAKDHPLADVEYCTPPMLSDQTLILFPVPIDRLDIYTEFLIPAHVSPKAQKFTESIEMMLQLTVCQRGVFTLPRWLANHYCEQYPLKPVKLGKEGVYKTLFAAFKKIDIETPYIHSFLELGKQKQL; translated from the coding sequence ATGATAGAGCGCATTCACTTACAGATCATTCTCGCTTTGCATCAGTACAAGACACTGACCGCCGCCGCCAGCTCACTAAATCTCTCGCAATCCGCGCTATCACACCAGATCAAACACTTAGAAGAGCGCTTAGGCGCTAAATTGTGGCAAAAAGAAGGGCGTCTATTGCGCTTAACCCAGCCCGGCGAGCAATTACTTAGCTGTGCGCAAAGCGTGATACCGGTATTGCAGCGGACCGAGCAGACTCTGCAAGCCTACGCAGAAGGGCGTCAGGGGAACTTGCGTATAGGCGTGGAGTGTTATCCCTGCTATGAGTGGCTAACGCGGGTAATTGCGGACTTTTTACAAGCCTCGCCAGATGTCGATGTGGATATTGTGCAGAAGTTTCAGTTTTCCGGTGTTGAGGGCTTACTGAATCACTCGGTCGACTTACTGATTACGCCTGACCCCTTTGAAAACCCATCGCTGATTTTTGAAGATTTGTTTGATTATGAATTGGTGCTGATGGTGGCTAAAGATCATCCGCTGGCTGATGTGGAGTATTGCACCCCGCCAATGCTATCTGATCAAACCTTGATATTATTTCCAGTGCCAATTGATCGATTGGATATTTACACCGAGTTTTTGATACCTGCGCACGTCAGTCCAAAAGCGCAGAAATTCACAGAGTCGATTGAAATGATGTTGCAGTTGACCGTCTGCCAGCGCGGTGTGTTTACGCTACCGCGCTGGCTGGCAAATCATTACTGTGAGCAATATCCACTTAAGCCCGTAAAACTGGGTAAAGAGGGCGTCTATAAAACGCTGTTTGCTGCCTTCAAAAAGATCGATATTGAAACACCGTATATCCATAGCTTTTTAGAGCTGGGAAAGCAAAAACAGCTTTAA
- the nrdR gene encoding transcriptional regulator NrdR: protein MHCPFCSATDTRVVDSRLGAEGDQVRRRRKCGSCGERFTTYEVADLNMPRVLKSDGVGEAFNVEKLRAGMMLALEKRPVSMSSIDRAIQQIKKKILSSGLREVKSHWIGERVMHELRELDGVAYIRFASVYRSFNDIDEFVETINLMEQKAATQSDN, encoded by the coding sequence ATGCATTGTCCGTTTTGCAGTGCCACCGACACCCGAGTTGTGGATTCACGACTGGGTGCCGAGGGAGATCAGGTTCGCCGCCGCCGCAAATGCGGAAGCTGTGGTGAACGATTCACTACCTATGAAGTAGCCGACCTCAATATGCCGCGTGTGCTGAAAAGCGACGGGGTAGGGGAAGCCTTCAATGTGGAAAAGCTGCGAGCGGGTATGATGCTTGCGCTGGAAAAGCGTCCGGTCAGTATGAGTAGTATTGACCGGGCGATTCAGCAGATTAAGAAAAAAATTCTCAGCAGCGGCCTGCGCGAAGTCAAATCCCATTGGATTGGCGAGCGGGTCATGCACGAGCTGCGGGAGCTGGATGGCGTGGCGTATATTCGCTTTGCGTCGGTGTATCGCAGCTTTAACGACATCGATGAGTTTGTGGAAACCATCAACCTGATGGAACAAAAAGCGGCGACACAATCCGACAACTGA
- the ribH gene encoding 6,7-dimethyl-8-ribityllumazine synthase, which yields MSNVKEYVGDFTPNKAKYGIAVARFNGFVVESLVAGAIDALVRHGVDEKDIEITRVPGAFELPLIAQHMAQSKKYDAVIALGAVIRGSTPHFDIVANESAKGLSAVGLQSGLPVVNGILTTDSIEQAIERCGTKAGNKGAEAALTALEMVSLIKKFND from the coding sequence ATGAGTAATGTTAAAGAATACGTTGGTGACTTCACACCCAATAAAGCGAAGTACGGCATCGCGGTCGCTCGCTTCAATGGCTTTGTGGTTGAAAGCTTGGTAGCAGGCGCAATTGACGCCTTAGTTCGTCACGGCGTTGATGAAAAAGACATTGAAATCACTCGGGTACCGGGCGCATTTGAATTGCCATTGATTGCTCAGCACATGGCTCAAAGCAAAAAGTACGATGCAGTGATTGCCTTAGGCGCAGTGATTCGTGGCAGCACGCCACATTTTGATATCGTTGCAAATGAGTCGGCTAAAGGCCTGTCGGCGGTTGGCTTACAGTCTGGCCTGCCAGTGGTTAATGGCATCCTGACAACTGACTCTATTGAGCAAGCTATTGAGCGTTGCGGCACTAAAGCCGGTAACAAAGGTGCGGAAGCGGCTCTGACAGCGCTTGAAATGGTATCTCTGATTAAGAAATTCAATGACTGA
- a CDS encoding riboflavin synthase gives MFTGIIQAVGTIRTLREKGGDVALHVGTGKLKMSNVALGDSIAVNGVCLTAVQLSDDGFVADVSRETLSLTSLGQLSTGSSVNLEKALTLQDHLGGHLVSGHVDGLGIVEARRHDARSEWFRLQVPAELAKYIAAKGSITIDGVSLTVNRVDGCAFEINIVPHTLQETVIGTYQAGTKVNLEVDLVARYLERLLQGDQAAISSSGQGGITEAFLAEHGF, from the coding sequence ATGTTTACCGGGATTATTCAAGCCGTAGGTACCATACGCACACTCCGCGAAAAAGGCGGCGATGTCGCGCTACATGTGGGCACTGGCAAGCTCAAAATGAGCAATGTCGCACTGGGCGATAGTATCGCAGTGAATGGCGTTTGCCTGACTGCTGTGCAGTTAAGTGACGATGGCTTTGTCGCTGATGTCTCGCGCGAAACCTTATCGCTAACCTCCTTAGGCCAGCTCAGTACCGGCTCTTCTGTGAACCTCGAAAAAGCCCTGACCCTGCAAGACCATTTAGGTGGTCATTTGGTGAGTGGCCATGTCGATGGCTTAGGCATTGTCGAAGCGCGCCGTCACGATGCACGCTCCGAGTGGTTCCGCTTACAAGTCCCTGCTGAATTAGCAAAATACATTGCGGCCAAAGGCTCCATCACGATTGATGGCGTGAGCCTGACCGTCAACCGCGTGGATGGCTGCGCGTTTGAAATCAATATCGTTCCCCATACCTTGCAGGAAACCGTTATCGGCACCTATCAAGCGGGTACGAAAGTCAATCTTGAGGTCGATCTGGTAGCGCGTTATCTTGAACGCTTGCTGCAGGGCGACCAAGCTGCAATCAGCAGTTCAGGCCAAGGTGGAATCACCGAGGCATTTCTCGCCGAACACGGCTTCTAA
- the ribD gene encoding bifunctional diaminohydroxyphosphoribosylaminopyrimidine deaminase/5-amino-6-(5-phosphoribosylamino)uracil reductase RibD: MHSDQYSLNATTHLSFMARAITLARKGQYTTHPNPRVGCVLVKDEQVIAEGYHQRAGGPHAEVVALRAAGDAAKGATAYVTLEPCSHTGRTPPCADALVRAGVSIVVIAMQDPNPCVAGSGIARLKAAGIQVIYGVMEAEARALNPGFIRRMEHGLPFVRLKMATSLDGRTALASGESKWITGAAARRDVQFWRARSDAILTGINTVLADDPSLNVRLSAQELGIEGEVIQPIRVIMDSQLRCPPDIKLLSLPGETLIYTKRYNSDKVYELEQAGATVVVLESADPTARLSLEAVLRDLAKREVNEIHIEAGSILAGQLLETGMASELLLYMAPNILGSDAMGAFRLPNLQQMQDRINLKIQDIRAIGEDWRIIAALEQTQVV, encoded by the coding sequence ATGCACTCTGACCAATATTCTCTGAACGCTACCACGCACCTGTCATTTATGGCACGCGCGATTACGCTTGCCCGCAAAGGTCAGTACACTACGCACCCCAATCCTCGGGTTGGTTGTGTCTTGGTTAAAGATGAGCAGGTCATTGCAGAAGGCTATCATCAGCGCGCTGGTGGCCCACATGCCGAAGTCGTGGCCTTACGCGCGGCTGGCGATGCGGCTAAAGGCGCAACCGCCTATGTCACTTTAGAGCCTTGCTCCCATACCGGTAGAACGCCGCCTTGTGCCGATGCATTGGTCCGTGCTGGCGTCAGTATTGTCGTGATTGCAATGCAAGACCCTAATCCTTGTGTTGCCGGTAGTGGCATTGCTCGCTTAAAAGCCGCTGGCATCCAAGTCATTTATGGCGTGATGGAAGCCGAAGCCCGCGCACTCAATCCGGGATTCATCCGGCGTATGGAGCATGGCTTGCCATTTGTTCGTCTAAAAATGGCGACCAGCCTAGATGGCCGTACTGCCTTAGCCTCTGGAGAAAGCAAATGGATTACGGGCGCCGCTGCGCGACGTGATGTGCAATTCTGGCGTGCCCGTAGCGATGCGATTCTAACCGGTATCAATACCGTTCTAGCCGATGACCCATCTTTGAATGTGCGCCTAAGCGCTCAAGAGCTTGGGATTGAAGGCGAAGTCATTCAACCGATTCGCGTGATTATGGATTCACAATTGCGCTGCCCGCCTGACATTAAACTCTTAAGCTTGCCCGGTGAAACGCTGATCTACACCAAGCGCTATAACTCCGATAAGGTTTATGAGTTAGAGCAGGCTGGCGCTACCGTCGTGGTATTGGAAAGTGCCGACCCAACCGCGCGTTTATCACTGGAAGCTGTGCTGCGCGACTTGGCAAAGCGCGAAGTGAATGAAATCCATATTGAAGCAGGCTCCATCCTTGCAGGCCAGTTACTGGAAACCGGCATGGCGAGTGAGCTATTATTATACATGGCGCCGAATATACTCGGCAGCGATGCCATGGGGGCCTTCCGATTACCCAACTTGCAGCAGATGCAGGACAGAATTAACCTGAAAATTCAGGATATTCGTGCAATTGGTGAAGATTGGCGTATCATAGCCGCCCTTGAACAAACACAGGTTGTATAG
- a CDS encoding phosphatidylglycerophosphatase A family protein yields the protein MTHSNTPAPQKPTQAELASMVMRNPIHILAFGFGSGLAPFAPGTFGTVAAVLLYLMFQSLDVVTYCLLTAVVCVVGIWICGRSSEMLGVHDHSGIVWDEFAGYFITMIAAPAGWVWIIIGFALFRLFDILKPWPIKWVDQKVHGGLGIMLDDILAGFISLAILQVLAYFFA from the coding sequence ATGACTCATTCAAATACACCAGCGCCACAAAAACCGACGCAAGCCGAGCTAGCCAGTATGGTTATGCGCAACCCCATTCACATTTTAGCGTTTGGTTTTGGTAGCGGCTTAGCGCCTTTTGCACCGGGTACTTTTGGAACAGTCGCAGCTGTCTTGCTATATCTGATGTTTCAATCGTTAGATGTGGTGACTTACTGCTTGCTAACGGCTGTAGTGTGTGTGGTTGGAATTTGGATTTGTGGACGCTCATCGGAGATGCTGGGCGTGCATGATCATTCTGGGATTGTATGGGATGAGTTTGCAGGCTACTTCATTACGATGATCGCTGCGCCCGCGGGCTGGGTCTGGATTATTATCGGATTTGCCTTGTTCAGGCTGTTTGATATTTTAAAGCCATGGCCCATCAAATGGGTCGACCAGAAAGTGCATGGCGGTTTAGGCATCATGCTGGATGACATTCTGGCTGGCTTTATTTCTTTGGCGATTTTACAGGTGCTGGCTTACTTTTTCGCTTAA
- the nusB gene encoding transcription antitermination factor NusB, which produces MTEITPNMQLVTQRQLARKLAMIAVYQWQMTNNTYQDIYLAIQDDRDLSKDFRRCDPVYFQSLVRHVIDNTETVDAHFLPLLDRGVDQLDQIELAALRIGITELQHHLEVPYKVVVNEAVNLTKKFGADQAHKFVNGVLDKLSKTLRAAETGQS; this is translated from the coding sequence ATGACTGAAATAACTCCCAATATGCAGCTGGTCACCCAGCGGCAGTTAGCCCGTAAGCTGGCGATGATCGCGGTTTACCAATGGCAAATGACCAACAATACGTATCAGGATATCTATCTGGCAATTCAGGACGATCGTGATTTGTCCAAAGATTTCCGTCGCTGTGACCCAGTCTATTTTCAGTCTTTGGTTCGCCATGTGATTGATAATACCGAAACTGTTGATGCGCATTTCTTGCCATTGCTGGATCGTGGTGTTGATCAGCTGGATCAGATTGAACTGGCGGCTTTACGCATTGGTATTACTGAACTTCAGCACCACCTTGAAGTGCCTTACAAGGTCGTAGTGAATGAAGCGGTAAACCTAACCAAGAAATTTGGTGCGGATCAGGCGCATAAGTTTGTAAACGGTGTACTGGATAAGCTGTCGAAGACACTTCGCGCAGCGGAAACCGGTCAATCGTGA